The Thermosipho melanesiensis BI429 sequence TATAAACCATGTGGCGGTGCCGTACCAGCCGCCTCTTGCCGCGAACGTGCTTCTAAAACTTTTTTTATTTTTTCCGGTGTCCATTGACCCAATCCCACCCTCACCAAACTTCCAACAATATTTCTTACCATACTCCTTAAAAAAGATCTTCCTTCCACTCTTATTAAAATTAATTCTTTTTTAACATTTAATATCCTTATCCTATAAACCGTCCTTATTGGATTTTTTTTATCATTCCCTTTTTTAAAAGAAGAAAAGTCATGTTCTCCTTCCAAATAACGCGCAGCTATTCTCATCGCCTCAATGTTTAATTTATATTTGAAATGCCAGACGTAATTTCTTTTGAAAACATCTTTTTCATTTGTAGATACAAGATAATGGTAAATTCTTTTTTTTGCTCTAAAACGTGGATTAAAATTTTTTTCCACTTCCCATGCTTTTTTGACATATATATCTTCTGGTAAGTTTGCATTTAATGCATTTTTAATGTCAATTGCAGCTAATCTGTCAATTGGACAATTAAATGCTGCAACTTGTCCGTTTGCATGAACTCCAGCATCTGTTCTTCCAGCACCTTGTGTAAAGATTCTTTCTTTGAAAATTCTTTCAAGTGCTTTTTCTAACTCACCTTGAACAGTTCTTACATTTGGTTGTCCTTGATAACCAAAGAAATTTGTTCCGTCGTATGAAAATTCAATAGCAAAACGTTTCATAAAGACATAATCCTCCCACCACCTGATTTTTTTGCGACTTTAAGTGCTTCTCTTGCTCTGTTTAATAATTCAAAGTATGAACCTTTATTTTCATCGTATGTTAGGCCAATACTTAACGTAATACCAAATTCTTCCGTAATACTTTCATAAAATTTTCCAAGGTACATTAAGGTTTTTAATTTTGTACTGTTAGGAAACAGAAAAATAAAGTTTTCACCGCTTATTTTGTAATAGAATATGTCTTTTCTTTCTTTGAAGTATTTTTCGACAAATTTGGAAATCATTTCTGCATATTCAGGTCCTTTTTCAAAGTTTATTGTATCAAAATTATCTATATCTAATATAGCTAGAACTACTTCTTCACTATTTTTAATCATAGAGTCGCAAAACCTTACAAATTCTGGATAAGATAAGTATTTTAGATTTTTAGAAATCCAGAATCTGGCATAAGGTGTCTTTTTAAGGAATTGATAAATAAACCAAGATAATACTTTTAAAAGTTTTAATTCATTTATAGATGGCCTTAAACCAGAAAGAGGTTTATCAAAACTTATATATCCAACTACTTGATTTTGTTCATTTAGTATTGGAACTAATAGAAGATCAAGGGGTTCCCAGCTATTTTCATAATCAAAGGTAAGATAATTTTCAAAGACATATGAAACATCTTCTTCTATGGAAATAGTGTTTTCTGGTATAAAGTAAACTCCTTCATTTTCAAATCTTTTTGAGAAGTAAACCATTGTTGAATCTATGGATACGTTACTGTTTTTCAGTTTTTCAAAAACGTCTTCCGGAATACCAGATTTTGCTATTCTAACAACCTTTTTATTTTCATTATCAAACAGACTCATCAAGGCAGCTTCAAAGCCTGCAATTTTGCATGATGTTTCCAAAATTTCCTCTAACCTTTTATCAAAATCTTCTACGTTATCTTCATAGACTAAGCTTATTAAGGTCATAAAATTTTCGTTTTCGCGATTTAATTTTGTTCTTTCTATTTTTTCAAAGAGAACAATGTTATACGATTTTACATATGATACAATGACAAAAAGGTAAAGAATGTAAGTGAAAATTAGCATAAAAAAAGGGAAAGATTTTATTTCAGAGAATATATATACGTTTGAAATTATCAACGAACCTATGAATATTAATAAGTAACTGTTTACGAGTGGATTGACAAGTTCTTTAAGCGTATTTATAGAGTAGATAAACATCCAAAAAAGATTTGCCAGAAGTGCTCCCAAGACAAAAAATGGAATCTTTAAATAATCGACATTTGCTAAATGGTAGAAAAATGTACCTAAAGATGTCATTAAAAAAGAGATTGAAAATCTTAAAATTTTCTTTTTCTTTGAAGTTATGAACCATATAACCGGTAAAATAACACTTACTGTCTCAGGTGTTATAAAAAGTAAAAAAGGAATGGTTACAAGTAAATCAAAAGAAAATGTAAACTTTGAAAGTTGTAGATCCATCAATCTAGATATAAAAATAGCGGTAATATAGCTTATTACAAAAAACCAAGATATGGAAAAAATAAACTTTCCAGACAAAAATAGCAAAAACACACCTATTAGAATTGAGAAAGTCACAAGATAAAAATTTTTATTTATAACCATCCCCCCTTTTTTATCCTTTTTATTTTACCATTTTTTTATTTAAATTTTGACAATTTTTCATTATAAAATAGAAAAAAGGTTGGTTAATATCTATTAACCAACCTTTTGAAATATTTAAATAATAATTACAATGATTTTACGTTATATTTTTGGATTAGTTTTTTGAAATCCTCTTTGATTTTAGTTATATCAAAATCAATTTTTTTCATACCATATTCTTGCATTACAAAAAGATAGGTTATTTCGTTTAAATCTTTTTCTTTTAAAGTATTAAGTAATTCATAAGGTGTTAGGTTTTTATATTTTTTAAAAATTTTGGCTCTTAAATATACGTACAGCCTTCTTGTTAAATTACTTTTATCATTTAATTTAATAATATCCTCGTATGTGTCTTTTGTGGACCATTTTGTATTGTTTTTAGATATTTTTGGGATTTTTTTCTTTCGTAGAAATCTTATTTGAAAGAGTGTTAATGCTAAAATTACTGTAAATATAATTTCAACAATTAAAATAAGAAGGTTTTTGGTGTGTTTAGATATAGTTGGTAAATTAATTGAGAGGTTATTGGGAGTTGATTCTGTTGTTTTTGTATTTGTAGTAGTTTGACTGTAAGAATCTTGAATGTTTACCTTAGGGTTGATGGAAAATGTAACTTTTTTTGAAAAAAGACCATATACTGATAAATAGAAAATAATTGCATAACCAAAAACAAATAATATTGTAAATAAGAGTTTTGCAGAGAAACTATTTGCAATCTTTAAAATAATATATACCCCAGAAATTCCTATGAAGAATAATAGCGAGTAAAAAACTTTGTCCCAGTTAATGGTTTCTTCTGGTTTTTGATTTTTTTCCACAGGTATTTTATTTTCAATTTCATTATTTTTTACAATAAAGTTTGTAGTTTTTTTTGATTCATAAATGGGATATTCTTTTCCTTTAAGCATGGAATATGGATTAAATATTGTGGGAATGAAAAGTAGTGGGATTAGAACTAATAACCAAAGTTTCTTTTTGTTCAAAGATAGTACAAATGTGAAAAATGAAGCAATAATAGCCATTTTTGTGGTATTAAAGAAAACACCAAAGATTAGAAAGATAAAGTAAACATATCTTATATCTTTCAGGATATCGAATAGACAGATAAAAATTATGGGTAAGGGATTTTTGAAAAGGACTATTGATAAAATGAAAGATAAAATGTAAAAATGTTTTTTTAGATAAAAAGAAAAAACTAGAGAGGTAATTATTATGAGAAAATAAAAATTAATTTCGTAAAAAGCGGTTAAAAATAAAAAGATGAACAATATGTTAATCAAATTAGCCCCTCCTGCAATAAATTGTTTTCGTCATATAGAACAATATGAACGTTATTTTCTCTTAGTACACCTATGTGTTTTTTTAGACGTTTTAATTCATAAGGTATTTCTAGAAAACTTTTGAATTTTTTTATATTTGTTCTTCTAAAGCCAAAGGGCATTACAAGTACTATTATTTTTGTGATAATTTCCCTTATTTTTAAAATTTCTTTTAAATCCTTCTCTCCTAAAAACATAGTTATTATTACCAGTGTGTCATTATATCTAATTTCTTTTTTTATCTCGTTGTAAATTTCATAGTTAAATTTGTACCCACCGTATGATGTGGCAAGTATTTCAAAACAGTCTATCCAATTTTCAAAGGAATTTTTTTTAATTCCTTTTGAGGAGTCAATAAACAATTTTAGAGGTATATTTCTACTTCCTACGTCTTTTATCATGCTGTTTAAAGCGTATATGCTATCTTCTACGTATTTTGGAAGAATGTATTTCCAAGCTTCCTTATTCTTTAAATCACTGTGGAGGTTTAAAAAACTAGAGAAAATAATTTTTCCTTGAGAAGTGTATTCGTAGTTTTTTACATATAAGTCATTGAGTTTTGCGGAAATTTTCCAATTTATTTTTCTTATAGGATCGTTTTGATATTTTCTAATACCTACAAAATAAGAAGTATCTTCTAATAACCTAATGTTAGATTTCAGGTTGGGAATTAAATCAAGTAATTCTTCTTTTCTAAAATTTACAGGTTCAAACTCTGGAAAAAATATAACTTCGATACCTTTTTCCAATTTCTTTATAAGATTAAACAAAAAGGTTTCATGTTTTAAAAATAGATAATTTATTTTTTTAATTCCCCTTTTGTTTGAGGTGTAGGTTAATGTTACTTTATCTTTTAGTGGAATTTTGGAGATGCCTATCTCTGGTATCGAAAGAAAGCATTCGAAATTTTGGTTTAAATAAACGGTTAATTTAACTTTTTCACCTATGAAAAATCTCGTGTTTGTTAGAGAAAAACTTACATCCAGTTTTTCTATATTCTTTTTAACTTTATGATAGTAAATCCACTCTAAAATAACTAAAAAATCTAAAAATATAACAAAACCATTTAGAGAAAAGCCGTTTAAGAAAATAATAATTACAGATAATATAATTAACTTAGTGTTGTTTGTTTCTATCATTATTTCACCACTTTTACAAAATCTAACACTTCATTTATAATATCAAACTTATTAACTTTTTTAATTTTTGCTTCTATATTTAAAAGAATTCTATGATTTAGTACAAATGGAGCTAAGGTTTTTACATCGTCTGGTAACACAAAATCCCTTCCGTTAAGATAGGCATATGATTTTGAAAGTTTCATAAGTGCTATTGAACCTCTAGGACTTGCCCCAACAAGTATATCTTTATGATTTCTGGTTGTTCTTACAATATCTACAATGTAATCTATAACATCTTCTGAAATTTTAACTTTTTTGATTTTTTTTCTATGTTCTAAGAACTCATTCATATCCATTACAGCAGATATATCTTCTATTGGATGATGATCAAGTTGCGATAATAGTATTTCTTTTTCTTCCATTTCGTTTGGATATCCCATGGAAAGTTTTACCATGAATCTGTCAAGTTGTGCTTCGGGTAAAGGGAATGTACCTTCTGATTCAATGGGATTTTGTGTTGCAATTACAAAGAATACATCTGGAAGGATATGAGTTACACCATCAACTGTTACTTGTTTTTCTGCCATAGATTCTAATAATGCGGATTGAGTTCTTGGAGTAGCCCTGTTAATTTCGTCTGCGAGTAATACATTTGTAAAAATTGGTCCTTCCTTAAATATAAATTCATTCTTTTCCTTTTTATATATATAAAGCCCTGTTAAGTCAGTAGGGAGAAGATCTGGTGTAAATTGTACACGTTTAAAGTCAAAGAAAAAGCTTTTTGAAATTGCCCTTGCTAACATGGTTTTTCCCACACCGGGAACGTCTTCTAATAAAACATGCCCCCCTGAGAAAAGAGCTGAAATAATTATTTTTATTTGATTTTCTTTTCCTTTTATTACATTTGATATATTTTTCACAATTTTGTTTGAAAATTCCAACATTATCCCCCCTTTCAACATAATAGGAAGCAGCATTTGCTGCTTCCTAAACTGCCTGGTCGATTTTTTTACCACTGTAAAGTGCCCCAGCTATACGCACCAGTTTCAAGTTCATGTTATTTTGTTGATAGGTCATAAAGCTCAGTAATTGTGCCATCTGCTCTTTTGTCATTATTGGGGTTTTTTGTTGGGAAACTGTTTTAGCAACTATCCGAGGAGTATATGATATATTACTAACTCCTGATATTCTCAAATTATCACCTCCTCAAGTTAATTATCGGAAATTATTCTTGAGAGTAAACTCCAGAGAAAATTATTCCAAGTCCTATGGAAAAA is a genomic window containing:
- a CDS encoding DUF58 domain-containing protein, with the translated sequence MIETNNTKLIILSVIIIFLNGFSLNGFVIFLDFLVILEWIYYHKVKKNIEKLDVSFSLTNTRFFIGEKVKLTVYLNQNFECFLSIPEIGISKIPLKDKVTLTYTSNKRGIKKINYLFLKHETFLFNLIKKLEKGIEVIFFPEFEPVNFRKEELLDLIPNLKSNIRLLEDTSYFVGIRKYQNDPIRKINWKISAKLNDLYVKNYEYTSQGKIIFSSFLNLHSDLKNKEAWKYILPKYVEDSIYALNSMIKDVGSRNIPLKLFIDSSKGIKKNSFENWIDCFEILATSYGGYKFNYEIYNEIKKEIRYNDTLVIITMFLGEKDLKEILKIREIITKIIVLVMPFGFRRTNIKKFKSFLEIPYELKRLKKHIGVLRENNVHIVLYDENNLLQEGLI
- a CDS encoding diguanylate cyclase, coding for MVINKNFYLVTFSILIGVFLLFLSGKFIFSISWFFVISYITAIFISRLMDLQLSKFTFSFDLLVTIPFLLFITPETVSVILPVIWFITSKKKKILRFSISFLMTSLGTFFYHLANVDYLKIPFFVLGALLANLFWMFIYSINTLKELVNPLVNSYLLIFIGSLIISNVYIFSEIKSFPFFMLIFTYILYLFVIVSYVKSYNIVLFEKIERTKLNRENENFMTLISLVYEDNVEDFDKRLEEILETSCKIAGFEAALMSLFDNENKKVVRIAKSGIPEDVFEKLKNSNVSIDSTMVYFSKRFENEGVYFIPENTISIEEDVSYVFENYLTFDYENSWEPLDLLLVPILNEQNQVVGYISFDKPLSGLRPSINELKLLKVLSWFIYQFLKKTPYARFWISKNLKYLSYPEFVRFCDSMIKNSEEVVLAILDIDNFDTINFEKGPEYAEMISKFVEKYFKERKDIFYYKISGENFIFLFPNSTKLKTLMYLGKFYESITEEFGITLSIGLTYDENKGSYFELLNRAREALKVAKKSGGGRIMSL
- the truA gene encoding tRNA pseudouridine(38-40) synthase TruA; the protein is MKRFAIEFSYDGTNFFGYQGQPNVRTVQGELEKALERIFKERIFTQGAGRTDAGVHANGQVAAFNCPIDRLAAIDIKNALNANLPEDIYVKKAWEVEKNFNPRFRAKKRIYHYLVSTNEKDVFKRNYVWHFKYKLNIEAMRIAARYLEGEHDFSSFKKGNDKKNPIRTVYRIRILNVKKELILIRVEGRSFLRSMVRNIVGSLVRVGLGQWTPEKIKKVLEARSRQEAAGTAPPHGLYLYKVLF
- a CDS encoding AAA family ATPase yields the protein MLEFSNKIVKNISNVIKGKENQIKIIISALFSGGHVLLEDVPGVGKTMLARAISKSFFFDFKRVQFTPDLLPTDLTGLYIYKKEKNEFIFKEGPIFTNVLLADEINRATPRTQSALLESMAEKQVTVDGVTHILPDVFFVIATQNPIESEGTFPLPEAQLDRFMVKLSMGYPNEMEEKEILLSQLDHHPIEDISAVMDMNEFLEHRKKIKKVKISEDVIDYIVDIVRTTRNHKDILVGASPRGSIALMKLSKSYAYLNGRDFVLPDDVKTLAPFVLNHRILLNIEAKIKKVNKFDIINEVLDFVKVVK